A genomic stretch from Lathyrus oleraceus cultivar Zhongwan6 chromosome 2, CAAS_Psat_ZW6_1.0, whole genome shotgun sequence includes:
- the LOC127118944 gene encoding uncharacterized protein LOC127118944 isoform X2, translating to MATLHCNSLFLNKISHPIPRHSFNPLFSSAGFIPNLSTSISTTSTVFIPKISILACNASADNAPVSNFSVTDSYKLTYLEGNSWLWNVGGANILVDPILVGNLDFGIPWLYDASKKFLNNFQLSDLPEIDCLLITQSLDDHCHLKTLNPFSLKFPNTRVIATPNAKTLLDPLFRNVTYIGPGQSSEIETKDGSKIRIKATAGPVLGPPWQRPENGYLVTSPQVQLSLYYEPHCVYNPGFIEKERADIVITPVVKQLLPKFTLVSGQEDAVKLAKLLQAKFVVAMKNGDLDSKGPLASIIQSEGTIGSFKELLSKELPGVKVVEPTPGIPVEIPAN from the exons ATGGCCACGTTACACTGCAATTCTCTTTTTCTCAACAAAATCTCTCACCCCATTCCAAGACACTCTTTCAATCCTCTTTTCTCATCTGCAGGTTTTATCCCAAATCTTTCCACTTCAATTTCCACAACTTCCACTGTATTTATCCCCAAAATTTCCATATTGGCTTGTAACGCTTCTGCTGACAACGCACCAGTATCCAATTTCTCTGTAACCGATTCCTATAAACTCACGTATTTAGAG GGAAATAGTTGGCTGTGGAATGTGGGTGGAGCAAATATATTGGTTGATCCAATTTTGGTCGGTAACTTGGATTTTGGAATTCCTTGGCTATATGATGCTTCTAAGAAATTCTTAAACAACTTCCAG CTTAGTGATCTTCCTGAAATTGATTGCTTACTCATTACTCAAAGCCTTGATGATCACTGCCATTTGAAGACCCTAAACCCTTTTTCTCTGAAATTTCCAAATACTAGAGTTATAGCAACTCCTAATGCCAAGACCTTACTGGACCCTCTTTTCAGAAAT GTTACATATATAGGACCTGGACAAAGCTCTGAAATCGAAACAAAAGATGGTTCTAAAATTAGGATTAAGGCTACAGCAGGACCAGTTCTTGGACCACCTTGGCAACGTCCTGAAAACGG GTATCTTGTTACATCTCCACAGGTGCAATTGTCTCTCTACTATGAACCTCACTGTGTGTATAATCCTGGCTTCATTGAAAAGGAAAGAGCAGATATTGTGATCACACCGGTCGTAAAACAGTTATTGCCCAAGTTTACATTGGTTTCAGGACAAGAAGATGCAGTGAAACTTGCAAAGCTTCTTCAAGCCAA GTTCGTTGTGGCAATGAAAAATGGGGATTTAGATAGCAAAGGGCCTCTTGCAAGCATAATTCAATCAGAAGGAACAATAGGATCATTCAAG GAGCTTCTATCAAAAGAATTACCAGGCGTGAAGGTTGTAGAGCCTACCCCAGGAATTCCAGTTGAAATTCCCGCAAATTAA
- the LOC127118944 gene encoding uncharacterized protein LOC127118944 isoform X1: MATLHCNSLFLNKISHPIPRHSFNPLFSSAGFIPNLSTSISTTSTVFIPKISILACNASADNAPVSNFSVTDSYKLTYLEGNSWLWNVGGANILVDPILVGNLDFGIPWLYDASKKFLNNFQLSDLPEIDCLLITQSLDDHCHLKTLNPFSLKFPNTRVIATPNAKTLLDPLFRNVTYIGPGQSSEIETKDGSKIRIKATAGPVLGPPWQRPENGYTVEVFWYLVTSPQVQLSLYYEPHCVYNPGFIEKERADIVITPVVKQLLPKFTLVSGQEDAVKLAKLLQAKFVVAMKNGDLDSKGPLASIIQSEGTIGSFKELLSKELPGVKVVEPTPGIPVEIPAN, encoded by the exons ATGGCCACGTTACACTGCAATTCTCTTTTTCTCAACAAAATCTCTCACCCCATTCCAAGACACTCTTTCAATCCTCTTTTCTCATCTGCAGGTTTTATCCCAAATCTTTCCACTTCAATTTCCACAACTTCCACTGTATTTATCCCCAAAATTTCCATATTGGCTTGTAACGCTTCTGCTGACAACGCACCAGTATCCAATTTCTCTGTAACCGATTCCTATAAACTCACGTATTTAGAG GGAAATAGTTGGCTGTGGAATGTGGGTGGAGCAAATATATTGGTTGATCCAATTTTGGTCGGTAACTTGGATTTTGGAATTCCTTGGCTATATGATGCTTCTAAGAAATTCTTAAACAACTTCCAG CTTAGTGATCTTCCTGAAATTGATTGCTTACTCATTACTCAAAGCCTTGATGATCACTGCCATTTGAAGACCCTAAACCCTTTTTCTCTGAAATTTCCAAATACTAGAGTTATAGCAACTCCTAATGCCAAGACCTTACTGGACCCTCTTTTCAGAAAT GTTACATATATAGGACCTGGACAAAGCTCTGAAATCGAAACAAAAGATGGTTCTAAAATTAGGATTAAGGCTACAGCAGGACCAGTTCTTGGACCACCTTGGCAACGTCCTGAAAACGGGTATACTGTTGAAGTTTTCTG GTATCTTGTTACATCTCCACAGGTGCAATTGTCTCTCTACTATGAACCTCACTGTGTGTATAATCCTGGCTTCATTGAAAAGGAAAGAGCAGATATTGTGATCACACCGGTCGTAAAACAGTTATTGCCCAAGTTTACATTGGTTTCAGGACAAGAAGATGCAGTGAAACTTGCAAAGCTTCTTCAAGCCAA GTTCGTTGTGGCAATGAAAAATGGGGATTTAGATAGCAAAGGGCCTCTTGCAAGCATAATTCAATCAGAAGGAACAATAGGATCATTCAAG GAGCTTCTATCAAAAGAATTACCAGGCGTGAAGGTTGTAGAGCCTACCCCAGGAATTCCAGTTGAAATTCCCGCAAATTAA